In Nicotiana tabacum cultivar K326 chromosome 11, ASM71507v2, whole genome shotgun sequence, a single window of DNA contains:
- the LOC142166541 gene encoding protein SLOW WALKER 2-like, whose product MVLVSHAHPSVATMARTLLSGATIVYNGNPLNDLSLNAFLDKFMEKKPKQSTWHGASQIEPAKKLDMQGQLIGSEILSLAETDVPPEDLVFHKFYVNKMKLSKKPKKKKKKTSEDEAAEEFLTADGSDVEDEIDEEAADESENEEIDSMLESGGIPLEANGEYDYSDLDEVANEDDDELLGDNSDDEMNALLEHDGADINSGQ is encoded by the exons ATGGTACTGGTATCGCATGCGCACCCATCAGTTGCTACCATGGCTAGAACCCTTCTTTCAGGAGCAACCATTGTGTATAATGGTAACCCCCTGAATGATCTTTCGCTGAATGCCTTCCTCGACAAGTTCATGGAAAAGAAACCAAAACAAAGCACTTGGCATGGTGCCTCCCAGATTGAACCAGCTAAGAAG CTTGACATGCAAGGGCAGTTGATTGGGTCAGAAATTCTCTCCTTGGCTGAAACAGATGTACCCCCTGAGGATCTCGTCTTCCACAAATTCTACGTAAATAAGATGAAGTTGTCGAAGAAgcctaagaagaaaaagaagaagacgtCAGAGGATGAGGCTGCTGAGGAGTTTTTGACTGCGGATGGTAGCGATGTCGAAGATGAGATTGATGAAGAGGCTGCTGATGAGAGTGAAAATGAGGAAATCGACAGCATGTTAGAGTCCGGTGGGATTCCCTTGGAAGCCAACGGTGAATATGATTACAGTGATTTGGACGAGGTTGCTAACGAAGATGATGACGAGTTGCTTGGTGATAACAGCGATGATGAGATGAATGCTCTTCTGGAACATGATGGAGCTGACATTAATTCCGGGCAGTGA